Genomic segment of Tomitella fengzijianii:
CTGCCGACGCGGCCGCCGCTATGACACGGGGGAGGGGCCGTGAGCACCACCGACGAGGAGCCTGACGAGCGCAAGGGGCTCGACGCTCTATGGGAATCCGCCCTTGCATACGGCCGCGCGCCGCTGTCCGCCGAACTGCTCCAATTCGTCCGCAGGATGCCGGCCATCGCGCCCTACAACGCCGCCCTGATCGGTGTCCAGCGCCCCGGCAGCAGATTCGTGCTCACAGCGCGGGCCTGGCGGAAGAGGTTCGGGCGACGGGTGGCCCCCGGAGCCAACCCGCTGGTGATCCTCAAGCCCTTCGGCCCGGTGCAGTTCGTCTACGACGTCGCGGACGTCGAAGGCGAGCCGCTGCCCGACGAGATCATCAGCCCCTTCGCCTCCCGCGGCCCGGTCACCGAGGACGGGTTTGCGCGGTTCACTCGCGCACTGCCCTCCGCCGGCATTGCCTACGCGGAATCGCAGCGTGGGCCCGCCTCCGCGGGCGTGCTCGCGCGGCTCGGGACGCCTCGTTGGCGGCGGGTGGGCGATAGAGAGACCGAGCTGGCCTACGAGATGGTGGTCAACCGTGATCTTGACGTCAACGCGAAGTTCGCGACCGTCGCCCACGAGCTGGGCCACCTGTATTGCGGCCATCTCGGAGCCTTCGCGCCGCCCGTCACGGTCGACCGCCGCGGCATCCGGAGCCGCCCCAAGGTCGTGATCAAGGACAGATCCCGGCTGGGGCATGCCGCCATGGAATACGAGGCCGAGAGCGTTTCGTGGCTCGTGTGCGGGCGGGTCGGGGTCGACACTCCGTCGGCGGAGTATCTCGGCGGGCTGCCGCAGGACGGTTCGGCGTCGAAGGTCTCGCTCGAGGCGATCCTGGGGGCCGTGCACCGGGTGGAATCGCTGGGCGGAGGCGCGGAAAAGCTCGGAGCGATGATCCGCGTGGACATACCGGCCCTGTTCACGGCACGGGCCACCGCCGTTCGGTGATAGCAATTATGTGGTTCTGATATCAATCGCTGGGGGGCGAAAAGAACGAGCCGTCGGTAGCGCACAAGCCGGTGGGGGAGCTACCGATGGGCAAACCTCGGGAGGCGTGCATGGCCGCCATCACGATCCGCAACCTCTCCGCGGAGACGCACCGCGCGCTCAAGGCCCGGGCTGCAATGCACAACCGCAGCACCGAGACGGAGGTGCGCGCGATCGTCGACGCCGCCGTGCTCCCCGCCGACCGCGTACGGCTCGGCAGCCTGCTCGCGGGCATCGGCGAGGAGATCGGCGGCATCGACCTGGACATCGAACGGGATCGCTCGCCGCACGACCCGATGGACCTGACGTGATCATCCTCGACACCAACGTGCTGTCGGAGCCGATCCGCAGTTCTCCGCACGCGGGCGTCATCCGGTGGCTCGACGCGCAGGCGATGGAGACGCTGTGGCTCACGGCCATCACCGTCGCGGAGATCCATTACGGGATAGCGTCACTGGCGGACGGGCGGCGGAGGATCGCGCCCGGCGGCCGGATCGACAACGAGGTGCTCCCGAAGTTCGGCGGGCGGGTGCTCGAATTCGGCCTGGCTGAAGCGGTCGCGTATGCGGATCTGCGGGCCGATGCCCGGCGCGTGGGCCGTGCCATAGGTGGCCTCGACGCGCTGATCGCCGCGATCGCGGTCTCCCGCTCGGCCACGGTCGCCACTAGAGACGCCGCCCCGTTCGTCGCTGCCGGCGTCCCGGTGATCAACCCGTTCGTCGTATCCGATTGATAGCTGTGGAAGGCGGCCCGACATGGAGCCGGCTCGAAATGCGGCACTGCACGATCAGCGGGCGCGGCCGACGTGAGCGTCCGCCCTCACGCCCCGCAGTAGCGCGTGTACCCGTACCGGTCGCTGCACCAGAAATAGCCCTGGTCCCGGTCTGCCGGGTCCTCGCCGGGGCGCGTGAAGTGGAGGGCGGTGGTCGTCCCGTCGGGCTGCATCAACGCGCCCGCGTAGGTATATCCCTGCGACAGGTCGCCGAGCCCGCCACCGGTCGAATCGAGCCGTTCGACGAGGGTGACGGTGATCCCGTCGCCGTCGGTCTCCCAGTGCACGGACCACGTTTCGCCCGTGCAGCAACCGCTGAACAGGGAGATGGTGCCGGTGCCGTCCGGTGCGAGGTCCATGGTGCGGGTGTGGCCGGTCCACTCGCCGGTGACGGCTGCTGCGGTGCCCGAGCCGCTGCCCGGCGTGGTGGCCGGGGCGGCGTCCGTGGTGCCCATGGCGGCGGGCGGGGTGGTGACGGTGGTGGGCGCGGCGGTGACCGTCGGCGGGATGCCGGTGTTCGTCGCGCTGGTGGCAGGCGACGTGGGGGAGACGGTGGTGACGGCGGGCGCGGGCGTGGTGGTGACGGCGGGAAGCGCGTCGCCGCCGGTGGACGACGAGCACGCGGCCAGAGCCAGTGCGGCGGCGAGCACCATAGCGAGTCGTGCACCGCCATGAAGGGCCGTCATGTGCTGAGATTAGCGCCGATCGGCACTGTCCACCGGGTGATGGCGACTGTGCATGCAGGCCACGAACGGCAGTCGTGTAGCACTTCTGGTGCTACGCGTGGGGGTGTGAAGGTCATCGGCGTGCGTGAACTGCGACAGTACGCGTCGCGATGCATCGCCGAGGTGGCAACGGGGGAGGAGATCACGGTGACCAACAGGGGGCGGGCAGTGGCGAGGACCGTGCCCGTGGCGGCGGTGGAGCAGATTCGTGACGACCGGTGCTCCGCTCCCCGGGCGCGATTCATCTGGCGTCGGCGCTGCGGCCGGCCGGAGCTCTCACAGCTTTCGTGGCGTATGACCTGCGCTTGGCCGACGCCGCGGAATCCGCGGGGCTCGAGGTGGCCGCACCGGACTGACGGCGCGCTCACGGAGTCTCCCTGAGGGAAGGGGCGCTAGCGGCCCGTGAACTCCGGCTTCTGCTTCTGCGCGAACGCCCGCGGCCCGATCTTCGCGTCGTCGCTGCGGAACACCTCGACGCCGATCTTCGACTCGATGCGGAACGCGTCCTCCTCGTGCATACCCTCGGTCTCGCGGAGGGTGCGCAGAATCGCCTGCACCGCGACGGGGCCGTTGCCGGCGATGGTCTCCGCCAGCTCGAGCGCCTTGTCCAGCGCGGCGCCCTCGTCCACGACGTGGCCGATCAGGCCGT
This window contains:
- a CDS encoding type II toxin-antitoxin system Phd/YefM family antitoxin, giving the protein MATVHAGHERQSCSTSGATRGGVKVIGVRELRQYASRCIAEVATGEEITVTNRGRAVARTVPVAAVEQIRDDRCSAPRARFIWRRRCGRPELSQLSWRMTCAWPTPRNPRGSRWPHRTDGALTESP
- a CDS encoding type II toxin-antitoxin system VapC family toxin, giving the protein MIILDTNVLSEPIRSSPHAGVIRWLDAQAMETLWLTAITVAEIHYGIASLADGRRRIAPGGRIDNEVLPKFGGRVLEFGLAEAVAYADLRADARRVGRAIGGLDALIAAIAVSRSATVATRDAAPFVAAGVPVINPFVVSD
- a CDS encoding FitA-like ribbon-helix-helix domain-containing protein, coding for MAAITIRNLSAETHRALKARAAMHNRSTETEVRAIVDAAVLPADRVRLGSLLAGIGEEIGGIDLDIERDRSPHDPMDLT